The DNA segment TCGTCGTCAACGTCGCCTTCACGGTGCTCGGCACCGCGTTCGACTACCCCGACATCCTGCAGCGCCCCTCCGACGAAGTCCTCGGGCGATTCGCCGCGAACCCCGTCGTCATCGGCGGCACGTTCGCCCTCCTCGCCGCGGGCGCCGCGATGCTCGCCCCCATCGCCCTCCGACTGAACCGCCACTTCCCGGCCGGCCGCATCGGCACCGCCGCCGCGATCACGGGCGTCGCCGCCGCCGCTGTGCAGGTCCTCGGGCTCCTGCGCTGGCCGCTCATCGTGCCGTTCCTCGCGAACGCCCTCCCCGGGTCATCCGGCACCGAGCGCGAAGCGCTCCTCTCGACCTTCTCGACCCTGAACTCGGTGCTCGGCCAGACCATCGGCGAGACCTTCGGCTACCTCCTCACGACCGCGTGGACCGTGCTCGCCGTCATCGCCCTCCGCCGCGCGGGCGTCATCGGCCGCCTCACCGGCATCCTCGGCTTCGTCTCGGCCGCCCTCATCGTCACGGGTGTGCTCGTGCCGCTCGACGTGCCCTTCGCCGACCAGGCCAACTTCGTCGGCTACATCCTCTGGAGCGCGTGGCTCGTGATCCTCGGCATCACGGCCATCGTGCGCGGCCGGCGGGCGAAGGCGGCGGATGTCTCGTCCGCGACCCGCGCGACCGCGCCCCTCGTCGGCGCCTGACCCGGCACCCTCCCCGCCTCGTCCAGTGAGGGGGCGGTTCGGCACGGTCGCGGAGACCCCGCACCGTGCCGAACCGCCCCCTCACGTTTCGTCGTGGCATCCACCGGGCTACGCTCGTGACGACAGCGATCGGCGGCAGACGGCGGGGGCGACGATGACCGGCTCGGGCACGAAAGACGATCCCTGGCAGCTGACCACGGCGCCGGGATCCAGCGCGTACACGATGTGCCGCGACGAGGCATCCGACCCGCCCGAGCTCGTCTGCCAGGTCGGCTCGACGAAGCTCCGCTACCTGCTGCGGTCGATCGACGACCTGCACGCGTGGCTCCTCGAGCAGGGCGACTGGGTGCCGCTCGGCGCAGCAGACGAGCAGAAGCCCGCCCCCGACGGCAGCGTCGAGGCGTGGGGCCGCGACCCCGGCAACCCCGCCGGTGGCTGGTACGGCCTGCGGAACGGCTACCGCGGACGGTTCGGCATGTACCTGCCGCCGCTCCTCGAGGCACTCGGCCTCGCCGAGCTCACCCACGACGCGCGCAACAACCGCGTGCGCGGAATCTGAGGAGCAGACGATGCCGAACGACGTCGGGGCGAACCGTGCGCTCGTCGAAGCCGCCTTCGCGCGCTGGATGGACGGCACCGCCTACATCTCGAGCCTCTTCGCGCCCGAGATGACGTGGGAGATCGTCGGTCGCTCCGCCGCGTCGAAGAAGTACCCCGACGCGGCATCCTTCATCGGCCAGGTCCTCGAACCGTTCGGTCGCCGTTTCCCGCACGACACGCCCTTCCGTCCGGTGCGCATCCGAAGCATCCTCGCCGACGGCGACACCGTTGCCGTCGTGTGGGACGGCCACGGCACCTCCGTCGCGGGCACCGTGTACGAGAACACCTACGCGTGGTTCCTCACGATCGCCGACGGGAGGATCGTCGACGGCGTCGCCTTCTACGACAGCATCGCATTCGACGAGCTCTGGAACGGGGTCGACCCCGTCTGAAGGCAGCGGCCCGGGGCATCCGTCAAGAAAAAACTTCCCAACTGACCGTTCGTTCGGTTATTGTGGGGCATCCTCACCTGCGGCCACCGCACGAACAACGGAGTTCAACGACATGACCACGACCGCTGCCGAAGAAACCGGTACCCCGACACGCATGCCGAGCGAGGAGCGCAAGGTCCTCGCCTCGACGCTCGTCGGCACCTCGATCGAGTGGTACGACTTCTTCATCTACGCACAGGCCGCCGGCCTCGTGCTCGCCCCGCTCTTCCTGGCGCCCGTCGCCGAGTCCTCCCCCGGCCTCGCCCAGGTGCTCTCGTTCGCGACGATCGGCATCTCGTTCCTCTTCCGCCCGCTCGGCGCGATCGTC comes from the Agromyces protaetiae genome and includes:
- a CDS encoding DUF4386 family protein; the encoded protein is MNKTTTLKGTTLTGILLIASAVVVNVAFTVLGTAFDYPDILQRPSDEVLGRFAANPVVIGGTFALLAAGAAMLAPIALRLNRHFPAGRIGTAAAITGVAAAAVQVLGLLRWPLIVPFLANALPGSSGTEREALLSTFSTLNSVLGQTIGETFGYLLTTAWTVLAVIALRRAGVIGRLTGILGFVSAALIVTGVLVPLDVPFADQANFVGYILWSAWLVILGITAIVRGRRAKAADVSSATRATAPLVGA
- a CDS encoding DUF6855 family protein, with translation MTGSGTKDDPWQLTTAPGSSAYTMCRDEASDPPELVCQVGSTKLRYLLRSIDDLHAWLLEQGDWVPLGAADEQKPAPDGSVEAWGRDPGNPAGGWYGLRNGYRGRFGMYLPPLLEALGLAELTHDARNNRVRGI
- a CDS encoding nuclear transport factor 2 family protein, with the translated sequence MPNDVGANRALVEAAFARWMDGTAYISSLFAPEMTWEIVGRSAASKKYPDAASFIGQVLEPFGRRFPHDTPFRPVRIRSILADGDTVAVVWDGHGTSVAGTVYENTYAWFLTIADGRIVDGVAFYDSIAFDELWNGVDPV